From the Chryseobacterium sp. G0201 genome, the window TTTAGCATCTGAGTTGTCTTTAACTTCAGAAGTACTCAATACATCCAAGATCTTCACTGCATAATCTTCCATCTGACCGTATTGTAATTGTGAACAAGCCGTAAAATCAGGAAGCACCGCTGAAGCAAATGTCGCAGCATCTACAGCAACTCTCATTCTTAAATAGGTATTTTTTACAGCAGAAGCCGGCGGAGTAATATTATTGGTAACCGTTATTGAAGCTCCAGAAGCTACATTTGTTGCAGAAGTATTATTCACAACCAATTCACTAGCTTCGAAAGCACCGTTATTATTATAATCAATCCAAACCTTTGTTCTGAATTTATCTGCCTGACCAAATCCGTTCAGATAAGTTACTTTCAATGGCGTACTAGAATTTGAATTGATATCCGTATAATATGCCGGTCTTATACAAGTTGCCGTAGAATAATCTGCATAATAGATAGGTGCTACCTCATCTGAATCATATCCGTTTGTCGTACTACTAATCGATCCGAAATTCACTCTATAAGGTCCTATCGCAAAATTGTTATTTGTCGGATGCGCCGTTCCTGCAGGGTTACACTGTGCTGCCACAACAGAAACCGTGGAAGGAATAACAACTGAAGGATCTTTTCCTGCTGTAGAATTCAACAAGCTTTTTCTGTATTCCATCATTAGCATTATAGCTCTATCTCTTTGGCCGTCTGTGAATTTACGGTTAGAGTTAGTATAATTCATTACATTATATTGAGTACCATCGTAGTTTACTCCTGTACAAGGGTCTGTTGCCGTATTATTAGGAACAGCCACTCCATACATACTTCTTGATGGTGAAGTATCACAAACTCTATCTCCGTCTGTTGCACAGTTATTATTTACCGGGCAAGTAGTCTGGTTCGTATAATTAACTCCTTGGAAAGTATGGTATAAACCAAACGCATGTCCCAACTCGTGCGTTAATGTTGTGT encodes:
- a CDS encoding zinc-dependent metalloprotease is translated as MKRIMIFCALMIFFNAFSQDQHKFCGFDEVMRKMDSKYPDLKKKREETEARLSNLDKHSYLNKVGATTSWNGLYTGQVYEIPVVVHVIESQATANANLALTDQEIINWIDRANKMYATTFGNGFYAEGTGPTGGSVIPFKLVLAKRSPSCEPTTGIVRYNGSTLPSYDTYGVKMQTNNGVADYDIKSQLAPHWPETSYFNIYVVTGFDGQQQLSYGLMGYAMFPDSYDYSYESFMKVATIKNTNDTTLTHELGHAFGLYHTFQGVNYTNQTTCPVNNNCATDGDRVCDTSPSRSMYGVAVPNNTATDPCTGVNYDGTQYNVMNYTNSNRKFTDGQRDRAIMLMMEYRKSLLNSTAGKDPSVVIPSTVSVVAAQCNPAGTAHPTNNNFAIGPYRVNFGSISSTTNGYDSDEVAPIYYADYSTATCIRPAYYTDINSNSSTPLKVTYLNGFGQADKFRTKVWIDYNNNGAFEASELVVNNTSATNVASGASITVTNNITPPASAVKNTYLRMRVAVDAATFASAVLPDFTACSQLQYGQMEDYAVKILDVLSTSEVKDNSDAKIVYSKGENRLTLVGSRNNIFGDYQIYDLSGKLIQKGISKTNEVKINQELVKGAYIINYSNKDQKGSKKFLNN